The following are encoded in a window of Prevotella melaninogenica genomic DNA:
- a CDS encoding porin codes for MKKTLLCSYLFALSLGAQAQDNHGYGADDSQFKSLAEEVAHLKKSNDMFNVYINYAASVQAVSDEGHEWSAGFKNKHLRLEVKGNLTDKLYYRFCYRLNKSNVASSEDNFARSTDVMMMGYKFSDKLSVEAGKIFQPFGGFEVDENPVYIYEFSDITGGMECYLGGAVVAYKPIPTQEFVVGVTNAHNDKFADVYGDNSISIEGDGAHSRRLEKSRIPLGYSLAWNGSFLNDKILTRWSWGIESEARHKHSRMLILGQKLNLERLQWYFDYMSQNDGIDRLGLASDELRGFFPSSGNDVWMSDIHYNSFITKLNWQFVTRWNLMLKGMYETASVTKIDRFKDFRKSYGYVGSVEYYPIKGQDLRIFLAYVGKKVTYKEGVGLDKYNTNRIELGFKYRIKAY; via the coding sequence ATAAAGAAGACACTACTATGTAGCTACCTATTTGCACTTTCTTTGGGTGCACAGGCGCAAGACAACCATGGGTACGGGGCAGACGACAGTCAGTTTAAGTCACTTGCTGAAGAGGTGGCACACTTAAAGAAAAGCAACGATATGTTTAATGTCTATATCAACTATGCTGCCAGTGTACAGGCTGTATCGGATGAAGGACATGAATGGAGTGCAGGCTTTAAGAATAAACACCTTCGTCTTGAAGTCAAGGGTAATCTAACAGATAAGCTCTACTACCGTTTTTGCTATCGTTTGAACAAGTCGAACGTGGCAAGTAGTGAAGATAACTTTGCCCGATCAACTGATGTTATGATGATGGGTTATAAGTTCTCTGATAAGCTTTCGGTTGAAGCAGGTAAGATCTTTCAGCCTTTTGGCGGTTTTGAAGTGGATGAAAATCCTGTCTATATCTATGAGTTCTCTGACATAACAGGCGGTATGGAGTGCTATTTAGGGGGCGCTGTAGTAGCTTATAAACCTATTCCGACTCAAGAGTTTGTTGTCGGTGTGACGAATGCGCATAATGATAAGTTTGCTGATGTGTATGGTGATAATTCCATATCAATCGAAGGTGATGGTGCACATAGTAGGAGGTTAGAGAAGTCGCGCATTCCACTTGGTTATAGTTTGGCTTGGAATGGTAGTTTCTTAAACGATAAAATCCTCACCCGATGGTCGTGGGGAATAGAGTCTGAAGCACGGCATAAGCATAGTCGTATGCTCATTCTTGGGCAGAAACTGAACTTAGAACGACTGCAATGGTACTTCGATTATATGTCGCAGAACGATGGCATCGACCGCTTAGGCTTAGCATCAGACGAGTTGAGGGGCTTTTTCCCAAGTAGTGGAAATGATGTGTGGATGAGTGATATACACTATAATTCATTTATAACAAAGCTCAATTGGCAGTTTGTTACACGTTGGAATCTGATGTTGAAGGGTATGTATGAGACGGCAAGTGTCACAAAGATTGACCGTTTTAAGGACTTCCGTAAGAGCTATGGCTATGTAGGCAGTGTGGAGTATTATCCTATTAAGGGGCAAGATCTGCGTATCTTCTTAGCCTATGTAGGTAAGAAAGTTACTTATAAGGAGGGTGTTGGCTTGGATAAGTATAATACCAATCGCATCGAGTTGGGCTTTAAGTACAGAATCAAAGCTTATTAA
- a CDS encoding S26 family signal peptidase translates to MIDKEKAALNPKKQWAKFICVLVLYLLFLFWVKSWWGLLVVPIIFDVYITKKIRWQWWKDSEGPIRFIMGWVDALVFALVAVYFINLFFFQNYVIPSSSLEKSLLTGDYLFVSKVSYGPRIPETPLTMPLTQHTLPIINTKSYISWPHWDYRRVKGLGKVQLNDIVVFNFPAGDTIMSEPAYQGNDYYYDVYTLGTNFLAQQNPNINLSAMNTLQQRAFFDKAYATGRAYIVRNVGTYGALDWRPTDRRENYVKRCVGLPGQTLQIKNKIVYVDGKANKEPEKVEYTYFVKFKNGSVSDFIGERYDELRKDLEISDEDVQTLSRLKGYDLSHGNVLNKDILSYDGYMPLTKRAVAELKRQGIVQSIRLVTDKDLYSGLIYPLNGFTGWTRDNYGPIWIPAKGKSIKLTLENLPVYERCIKVYENNDLQVKNGKIYINGKPANSYTFKMDYYWMMGDNRHNSADSRFWGFVPEDHVVGKPIFIWWSSDPDRKGFGGIRWHRLFNWVDNIK, encoded by the coding sequence ATGATAGACAAAGAGAAAGCAGCCCTGAATCCTAAGAAGCAATGGGCAAAGTTTATTTGTGTTCTTGTTCTCTACCTCCTTTTCCTGTTCTGGGTAAAGAGTTGGTGGGGATTATTAGTCGTTCCAATTATCTTTGATGTGTATATCACAAAGAAGATTCGCTGGCAGTGGTGGAAGGATTCTGAAGGTCCTATTCGCTTCATTATGGGATGGGTAGACGCACTGGTGTTTGCATTGGTAGCAGTCTATTTCATCAATCTGTTCTTCTTCCAGAACTACGTTATCCCTTCTTCTTCCCTTGAGAAGTCACTCCTTACGGGCGATTACCTCTTTGTTTCGAAGGTAAGTTATGGACCTCGTATTCCTGAGACACCATTGACAATGCCGCTGACACAGCACACCTTGCCAATTATCAATACTAAGAGCTATATCTCTTGGCCACATTGGGACTATCGTCGTGTGAAGGGTTTGGGTAAGGTGCAGCTCAATGATATCGTTGTTTTCAACTTCCCAGCAGGTGATACTATCATGAGTGAGCCTGCTTATCAGGGCAATGACTACTACTATGATGTCTATACATTGGGTACAAACTTCCTCGCACAACAGAATCCTAATATCAATCTGTCGGCGATGAACACACTCCAACAGCGTGCATTCTTTGATAAGGCATATGCTACGGGTAGGGCTTATATTGTGAGAAATGTAGGCACCTACGGAGCGTTGGATTGGCGTCCTACTGACCGTCGTGAGAACTATGTGAAGCGTTGTGTAGGTCTTCCAGGACAGACCTTGCAGATTAAGAACAAGATTGTTTATGTCGATGGAAAGGCAAATAAAGAGCCAGAGAAAGTTGAATATACCTATTTTGTTAAGTTTAAAAATGGTTCTGTTTCTGATTTCATAGGAGAACGTTACGACGAACTTCGTAAGGATTTAGAAATCAGTGATGAAGATGTACAGACGCTCAGTCGTCTGAAAGGATATGACTTGAGCCACGGTAACGTGCTTAATAAGGATATTCTGTCTTATGATGGTTATATGCCATTGACTAAACGAGCCGTTGCTGAGCTGAAGCGTCAGGGTATTGTACAGTCTATCCGTCTTGTAACTGATAAGGACCTCTACTCTGGGCTTATCTATCCGCTCAATGGCTTTACTGGCTGGACACGCGATAACTATGGTCCTATTTGGATTCCAGCAAAGGGCAAGTCGATTAAGTTGACATTAGAGAACCTCCCAGTTTATGAGCGTTGTATCAAGGTTTATGAGAACAACGACCTACAGGTTAAGAACGGAAAGATATATATCAACGGTAAGCCTGCTAATAGTTACACCTTTAAGATGGACTATTACTGGATGATGGGTGATAACCGTCATAACTCTGCTGATAGTCGTTTTTGGGGCTTTGTACCAGAGGATCATGTTGTTGGTAAGCCAATCTTCATCTGGTGGTCAAGTGATCCAGACCGTAAGGGCTTTGGTGGAATCCGCTGGCACAGACTGTTTAACTGGGTGGACAATATAAAGTAG
- a CDS encoding DUF2851 family protein, translating to MEQLIHYVWKHKLFPLTGLKTTDGQEVEVIDTGLHNHNAGPDFFNAKVKIGGTLWVGNVEIHDRASDWFLHRHDRDPNYNNVILHVAESIDVDVKTRRGDYPPQMRLQVPMAVREHYEELLTTDEYPACYRIIPSLSKLMVHSWMSALQTERLEQKTEAIAQRVKDCDGSWEAAYFVTLARNYGFGINGDAFETWAKLIPLQSVAHHRDNLMQIEAFFLGQAGLLDTAAIPERYQQQALNDSYFTKLKSEYQYLAHKFGLQAMDANQWRFLRLRPQNFPHIRIAQLAHLYYEQRAGLSQLLECESVKQVRELLATQVTHYWETHYVFGEESAKSEKKLSAASLNLQIINTVAPILFAYGKHKNAEKYCERAFDFLETLKAEENHIVRMWKEVGLMVETAGDSQALIQLKKEYCDRKDCLRCRIGYEYLKGNSSIKG from the coding sequence ATGGAACAACTCATCCACTACGTATGGAAACACAAGCTGTTTCCGTTGACAGGGCTTAAAACCACTGACGGACAAGAGGTGGAGGTCATTGACACTGGACTACATAATCACAACGCTGGACCAGACTTCTTCAATGCAAAGGTGAAGATAGGCGGTACGCTGTGGGTGGGGAATGTGGAGATACACGACCGTGCCTCCGATTGGTTTCTACACAGACACGACCGCGACCCGAATTATAACAATGTTATCCTGCACGTGGCTGAGTCTATCGACGTTGATGTTAAGACACGAAGGGGCGATTATCCGCCACAGATGCGACTGCAAGTGCCGATGGCTGTGCGAGAACATTACGAAGAACTACTCACAACAGACGAATATCCGGCTTGTTATCGTATCATTCCGAGTCTTTCAAAACTAATGGTTCATTCGTGGATGAGTGCCTTACAGACTGAAAGGTTGGAACAGAAGACAGAGGCGATAGCCCAACGAGTGAAGGACTGTGACGGCTCTTGGGAAGCAGCCTACTTCGTAACACTTGCCCGCAACTATGGTTTCGGCATCAATGGAGACGCTTTCGAGACATGGGCTAAGCTAATTCCTTTGCAGAGTGTGGCACATCATCGGGACAATCTCATGCAGATTGAAGCTTTCTTCTTGGGGCAAGCTGGATTGTTAGATACAGCAGCTATCCCCGAAAGATATCAACAGCAGGCACTGAATGACAGCTATTTCACTAAGCTGAAAAGCGAATATCAGTACTTAGCACATAAGTTTGGACTACAAGCGATGGATGCCAATCAATGGCGATTCCTCCGCCTACGGCCACAGAACTTTCCGCATATTCGCATCGCACAACTCGCTCACCTCTACTATGAACAGAGGGCTGGATTGTCTCAGTTGTTGGAGTGTGAGAGTGTTAAGCAGGTCAGAGAACTGTTGGCAACACAGGTGACACACTACTGGGAGACACATTATGTCTTTGGTGAAGAGAGTGCAAAGAGCGAGAAGAAACTATCAGCAGCATCGTTGAATCTACAGATTATCAACACCGTTGCACCTATCCTCTTCGCATACGGCAAACATAAGAACGCGGAGAAGTACTGTGAACGTGCCTTCGACTTCCTCGAAACCTTGAAAGCAGAGGAGAATCACATCGTTAGAATGTGGAAGGAAGTGGGGCTAATGGTAGAGACTGCGGGTGATTCGCAAGCACTTATACAACTAAAGAAGGAGTATTGCGACCGAAAAGACTGCCTCCGCTGTAGGATAGGTTATGAGTATCTGAAGGGGAATTCATCAATAAAGGGTTAG
- a CDS encoding DUF4294 domain-containing protein: protein MSKRLLFTLGTLLLLSTAATAQDHINPEDRVVDRDSPTFVPMVHIGKAKVGADSIQYVRTSKVYVFPPLEFKNKSQETAYYRLVYNIKKVLPIAKECHQIILETGAYLETIPTKKERDEHMKKVEKEIWNTYKPRMKKLTFTQGKLLIKLIDRECNSTSYELVQAFLGPVRAGFYQAFAWAFGSSLKKRYEPNGADRLVERIVLQVEAGQL from the coding sequence ATGAGTAAACGATTGCTTTTCACACTTGGAACGCTACTATTGCTTTCTACAGCTGCAACAGCGCAAGACCATATCAACCCCGAGGATCGTGTGGTAGATAGGGACTCTCCGACGTTTGTGCCTATGGTTCACATTGGTAAGGCAAAGGTAGGTGCCGACAGCATTCAATATGTCAGAACGAGCAAGGTTTACGTCTTTCCACCGCTTGAATTCAAGAATAAATCGCAGGAAACAGCCTACTATCGATTGGTTTATAACATCAAAAAGGTACTACCAATCGCCAAGGAGTGTCACCAGATTATTCTGGAGACAGGTGCTTATCTTGAGACAATTCCTACTAAGAAAGAGCGTGACGAACACATGAAGAAGGTGGAGAAAGAGATTTGGAACACCTATAAGCCACGTATGAAGAAACTGACATTCACCCAAGGTAAGTTACTTATCAAGCTGATCGACCGAGAGTGTAATTCGACTTCCTACGAACTTGTACAGGCTTTCCTCGGTCCTGTGCGAGCAGGTTTCTATCAAGCCTTTGCCTGGGCTTTCGGTAGTAGTTTGAAGAAACGCTATGAGCCAAATGGAGCTGACAGACTTGTAGAGCGCATTGTCTTGCAGGTTGAGGCTGGACAGTTATAA
- the dapB gene encoding 4-hydroxy-tetrahydrodipicolinate reductase, with product MKIALIGYGKMGHMIEQIALERGHEIVSIIDVDNIEDFDSPAFASADVAIEFTNPTAAFANYQRAFAHNVKVVSGSTGWMQDHKAEVERMCTEGGQTLFWASNFSIGVAIFSAVNRYLAKIMNGFPQYNVEMEEVHHIHKLDAPSGTAITLAEEIINDLDRKDKWVKGFQHAADGTESGSNEVAPNELPIASIRRDEVPGIHSISYDSEADKITITHDAHSRKGFALGAVLAAEYTKEHTGLLTTSDLFKF from the coding sequence ATGAAAATAGCATTGATAGGCTATGGCAAGATGGGGCATATGATAGAACAGATAGCCCTTGAGCGTGGCCATGAAATCGTAAGTATTATTGATGTTGACAATATAGAGGACTTCGATTCTCCCGCATTTGCGTCGGCTGATGTAGCTATTGAATTTACGAATCCTACGGCTGCCTTTGCCAATTATCAGCGTGCCTTTGCACACAATGTGAAGGTTGTTAGTGGCTCTACGGGTTGGATGCAGGACCATAAGGCAGAGGTTGAGCGTATGTGTACAGAAGGTGGGCAGACTTTGTTTTGGGCAAGTAACTTCTCTATTGGCGTTGCTATTTTCTCAGCTGTCAACCGTTATTTAGCCAAGATAATGAATGGTTTCCCACAGTATAACGTTGAGATGGAGGAGGTGCATCATATTCACAAACTCGATGCACCTTCAGGAACAGCCATTACCCTTGCAGAAGAGATTATCAACGACCTCGATCGCAAAGATAAGTGGGTTAAAGGCTTCCAGCATGCAGCCGATGGTACGGAGTCAGGTAGTAATGAGGTTGCTCCTAACGAACTTCCTATTGCCTCTATTCGACGTGATGAAGTGCCTGGTATTCACAGCATCAGTTATGACTCTGAGGCTGATAAGATTACCATTACTCACGATGCCCACAGCCGTAAAGGCTTTGCCTTGGGTGCCGTCTTAGCAGCTGAATATACCAAAGAGCATACCGGCTTGCTTACTACAAGCGATTTATTTAAGTTTTAA
- a CDS encoding RagB/SusD family nutrient uptake outer membrane protein gives MPSSQEGLINGILSYMITFDSWGSGDPLNDWGYPCQMQYREVLGSDFPVYSSNYSYWTTVESGVNTRFKAYYTYRFYYDFIATCNNVTSVVDPATASPTSKNYLGIALAYRAMAYLDIARQFEFKKTGITSLDDKATKNGIWGLTVPIVTEKTTKEMQRHNPRAPFYKMYRFILTDLNHAEEYLANYTRPDKNLPNLSVVYGLKARLWMEMASRFDQSSADLNAAIAAEDSASIEYDKLGITTARECYEKARTYARKAASGYSPVTEAQWHSTQDGFNKENQAWIWKLGYTTREQISYLYYTFTSTMSSETTWGLAGAYGATRMIGSALYDKMPEGDWRHYSWIDPTAAGTHEGYEKYNSITIGTKKERLSLLDEEAWKQLPAYANIKFRPAKGNITDTYEGQFISLPLMRMEEMVFIDIEATAHLDGVAAGVTALKDFMNTYRYTDNSYQANNVTTMEDFIKELMVQKRIEFWGEGITYFDYKRLALQIRRKDNTNYEPSARINSKEGYVCPWMNFFILEYETHNNVACKPNPDTSGSLTVTNQ, from the coding sequence ATGCCTTCTTCACAAGAAGGACTCATCAATGGTATCCTTTCTTATATGATAACCTTTGACTCTTGGGGCTCTGGTGACCCTCTCAACGACTGGGGTTATCCTTGTCAGATGCAATATAGGGAAGTATTAGGAAGTGATTTCCCTGTTTATAGTAGTAACTATAGCTATTGGACAACAGTGGAAAGCGGTGTCAACACTCGCTTCAAGGCTTATTACACCTATCGTTTCTACTACGATTTCATTGCTACCTGTAACAACGTAACAAGTGTAGTAGATCCTGCCACAGCCTCACCAACCTCTAAAAACTACTTAGGTATAGCTCTGGCTTATCGTGCAATGGCTTATCTTGACATAGCTCGTCAGTTCGAATTCAAGAAGACTGGCATTACAAGTTTGGATGATAAGGCGACAAAAAATGGGATATGGGGGCTCACAGTTCCTATCGTTACCGAAAAGACAACGAAAGAAATGCAACGTCACAATCCACGTGCTCCGTTCTATAAGATGTATCGCTTCATCCTTACTGACCTCAACCATGCCGAGGAGTATCTGGCTAATTATACACGTCCCGACAAGAACTTGCCTAACCTTAGTGTAGTCTATGGACTCAAGGCACGCCTTTGGATGGAAATGGCAAGTCGTTTTGATCAAAGCAGCGCAGACCTTAATGCAGCCATAGCAGCAGAAGATTCTGCAAGCATTGAGTATGATAAGTTAGGTATAACCACAGCTCGTGAGTGCTATGAGAAGGCACGCACCTATGCTCGTAAGGCTGCCAGCGGCTACAGTCCTGTTACCGAAGCACAGTGGCATAGCACACAAGACGGCTTTAACAAGGAAAACCAAGCATGGATATGGAAGTTAGGCTATACCACACGTGAGCAAATCAGCTATCTCTACTATACCTTCACCAGCACCATGTCATCAGAGACTACTTGGGGACTTGCTGGCGCATACGGTGCTACTCGTATGATTGGTAGTGCGCTCTATGATAAGATGCCGGAAGGTGACTGGCGCCATTATTCATGGATTGATCCGACCGCTGCAGGTACACATGAGGGTTACGAGAAATATAATTCTATCACCATTGGTACTAAGAAGGAGAGACTCTCCCTCTTAGATGAGGAGGCTTGGAAACAACTACCAGCCTATGCTAACATCAAGTTCCGTCCTGCCAAGGGTAATATCACTGATACCTACGAGGGACAATTCATCAGTCTTCCTTTGATGCGCATGGAGGAAATGGTATTTATCGACATTGAAGCTACAGCCCACCTTGATGGTGTTGCAGCAGGTGTTACGGCACTGAAAGACTTTATGAACACCTATCGTTACACCGACAACTCCTATCAGGCAAATAATGTCACCACAATGGAGGACTTCATAAAAGAACTGATGGTACAGAAACGCATAGAGTTCTGGGGCGAGGGAATCACTTACTTCGACTATAAACGACTTGCGCTTCAGATTCGCAGAAAGGACAACACCAATTATGAACCATCTGCACGAATCAATTCTAAGGAAGGTTATGTATGCCCATGGATGAACTTCTTCATCCTTGAATACGAGACACACAACAATGTGGCATGTAAACCAAACCCTGATACATCCGGAAGTTTGACGGTCACAAATCAGTAA
- a CDS encoding WbqC family protein, which translates to MAYLDNSNIGNLTPPPSEGLGEVLLSSAYFAPIQWYQKLNRYDSCLIEQHDNFVKQTYRNRCVIASANGPQTLSIPVEKFESLKCPMKDVRISDHDNWRHQHWNALLSSYGESPFFEYYEDDIRPFFERKWTFLYDFNWEITLKMCELIDIMPCMRRTDTYLMDIPDGTVDFREIIRPKRPGVDTDFFPRRYYQVYQQKFGFLPNLSILDLLFNEGNESVLYL; encoded by the coding sequence ATGGCATATCTTGATAATAGTAACATCGGTAACTTAACACCCCCTCCTTCGGAGGGGCTTGGGGAAGTCTTGCTCTCCTCTGCTTACTTTGCGCCCATTCAATGGTATCAGAAACTGAATCGCTATGACAGCTGTTTGATAGAGCAACACGATAACTTTGTTAAGCAGACCTATCGTAATCGTTGTGTAATCGCTTCTGCGAATGGTCCACAAACCCTCTCTATTCCTGTCGAGAAGTTTGAGAGTCTGAAGTGTCCGATGAAGGATGTGCGTATCAGCGACCACGATAACTGGCGTCACCAGCACTGGAATGCACTGCTGTCGTCTTATGGTGAGAGTCCGTTCTTTGAATATTATGAAGACGATATACGTCCATTCTTCGAGCGAAAATGGACGTTTCTCTATGATTTCAACTGGGAGATAACGCTGAAAATGTGCGAACTCATCGACATTATGCCTTGTATGCGTCGCACAGATACCTATCTGATGGATATTCCCGATGGAACCGTTGATTTCAGAGAGATAATTCGTCCGAAACGACCGGGCGTTGATACCGACTTTTTTCCTCGTCGTTATTATCAAGTCTATCAACAGAAGTTTGGTTTCCTACCTAACCTTAGTATTCTTGATTTGCTGTTCAACGAGGGTAATGAGAGTGTGCTATACTTATAA
- a CDS encoding DUF7017 domain-containing protein has protein sequence MEIRDIFMLRKQGRTEEAYAAILPMYAVHKGHYTTIAMFWVGVDMMKLRYQQRQLEEAYKIFKSLLRLYPTMDDKDLKGQSALMRASLLVFDHHPGFSMLDFISQWGITRLTDEDWTMEQGNGHPIPSIGMRIVGKVFKEVESKPTVDMALKAAPILAEALKHSPYNMHNQRYKAMVYRIMGKKDKAINIYTHLIKNHRQSYLFHELSELIDDERYKIALLCKAISAQREEKFRQRMRFTLAGLLFRKDKSRARYELDKCIAMRKQLGYSITWEMQNLAASLEEIKPVSEADEKSFYREQEVVLKELVR, from the coding sequence ATGGAGATAAGAGACATCTTTATGTTGCGCAAGCAGGGACGTACGGAGGAGGCATACGCTGCCATTCTACCGATGTATGCTGTGCACAAGGGACACTACACTACCATAGCTATGTTCTGGGTAGGTGTAGACATGATGAAGCTTCGCTATCAACAACGCCAGTTAGAAGAGGCATATAAGATATTCAAGAGTTTGCTAAGACTCTATCCGACGATGGACGACAAGGACCTTAAGGGACAGAGCGCCTTAATGCGTGCCTCATTATTGGTATTCGACCATCATCCAGGATTCTCTATGCTCGACTTTATCTCACAATGGGGTATCACCCGACTGACAGATGAAGACTGGACAATGGAGCAAGGCAATGGACACCCTATTCCCTCAATAGGAATGCGTATCGTTGGAAAAGTCTTTAAGGAAGTGGAAAGTAAGCCTACGGTTGACATGGCTTTAAAGGCTGCACCGATATTAGCTGAAGCCCTGAAGCATAGTCCTTACAATATGCACAACCAACGTTACAAAGCGATGGTCTATCGAATTATGGGCAAAAAAGATAAGGCAATCAATATTTATACCCATCTTATCAAGAACCACCGACAATCCTATCTCTTTCATGAACTATCAGAACTCATTGATGACGAGCGTTACAAGATTGCACTTCTCTGTAAAGCTATCTCCGCACAACGAGAGGAAAAGTTCCGCCAACGTATGCGTTTCACCCTCGCAGGCTTACTCTTTAGAAAGGATAAAAGCCGTGCCCGCTACGAATTAGATAAATGTATTGCCATGCGTAAGCAGTTAGGCTATTCCATTACATGGGAGATGCAGAACCTTGCAGCAAGCTTAGAAGAGATTAAACCTGTATCAGAAGCCGATGAAAAGAGCTTTTATAGAGAACAAGAAGTGGTATTAAAAGAACTTGTTAGGTAG
- a CDS encoding acyl-CoA thioesterase, which produces MEKKKYIFETRLDVRDYECDIQGIVNNANYLHYTEHTRHRFLKSLGVSFSELHEKGVDAVVARMQLTYKVPFTCDDEIISRMSLKKNGLRWVFSHDLFRASDERLCFHADVDLVTLINGRLGSSKEYDEAFARVL; this is translated from the coding sequence ATGGAAAAAAAGAAATACATCTTTGAGACAAGACTGGATGTTCGCGACTACGAGTGCGACATCCAAGGTATCGTTAACAATGCAAACTACCTGCATTACACCGAGCATACACGCCATAGATTCCTCAAATCATTGGGCGTTAGCTTCTCTGAACTTCACGAGAAAGGCGTTGATGCCGTTGTAGCACGTATGCAACTCACTTATAAAGTGCCGTTTACTTGCGACGACGAGATTATCTCACGCATGTCATTAAAGAAGAACGGACTACGCTGGGTGTTCTCTCACGACCTCTTCCGTGCCAGTGACGAACGCCTTTGCTTCCATGCAGATGTAGACCTTGTGACGCTCATCAATGGTAGATTGGGCAGTAGCAAGGAATACGACGAAGCGTTTGCACGAGTATTGTAA
- the aspA gene encoding aspartate ammonia-lyase: MEEKKFRVESDLLGELQVPEEAYYGVQTQRAINNYHISRKRMCDYPDYVVAIAYVKLAAVETNRQLGEISDEVADAMAQACRELIDGKMHENFVTDMVQGGAGTSVNMNANEVIANRACEIMGHKKGEFQYCSPNDHANCGQSTNDVYPTTIRLTLILLNKKLVASLSELIAAFRRKGEEFKHVIKMGRTQLQDAVPMTSGQEFNAFANTLEEEIANLNRNAALLHEINMGGTAIGTGLNAAPGFPKICAEKLSELTGMEFIAGADLVEATPDTGAYVSYSSALKRLAVKLSKICNDLRLLASGPRCGLNEINLPPMAPGSSIMPGKVNPVIPEVTNQTCFKVIGNDTTVMIAAEAGQLQLNVMEPIITECLIEDLTWLPNAMDTLREKCIDGITVNKDRCLEMVKHSIGIVTALNPYIGYKNSTKIAKEALATGGSVYDLVLEHKLLSKEKLDAILSPEHMLAPEERVK, from the coding sequence ATGGAAGAAAAGAAATTTCGTGTAGAAAGCGACCTCTTAGGTGAGCTTCAAGTTCCAGAAGAGGCTTATTATGGTGTGCAGACACAGCGTGCCATCAACAACTATCACATTTCACGCAAGCGTATGTGTGATTATCCAGACTATGTTGTTGCGATTGCTTACGTCAAATTGGCTGCTGTAGAAACCAACCGTCAGCTCGGTGAAATCAGTGATGAAGTGGCTGATGCGATGGCACAAGCATGCCGTGAGCTTATTGATGGGAAGATGCACGAGAACTTTGTGACCGATATGGTACAAGGAGGTGCGGGCACATCTGTGAACATGAATGCCAATGAGGTGATTGCCAACCGTGCTTGTGAGATTATGGGTCACAAGAAAGGTGAGTTCCAGTACTGTTCTCCTAACGATCATGCTAACTGCGGTCAGTCAACGAATGATGTTTATCCAACTACCATTCGTCTGACACTTATCCTACTGAATAAGAAACTTGTGGCTTCTTTGAGCGAACTCATTGCTGCTTTCCGTAGAAAGGGTGAGGAGTTTAAGCACGTTATAAAGATGGGTCGTACACAGCTTCAAGATGCTGTCCCTATGACAAGTGGTCAGGAGTTTAATGCCTTTGCCAATACATTGGAAGAAGAGATTGCCAACCTTAATCGTAATGCTGCACTCCTTCACGAAATCAATATGGGTGGTACTGCTATCGGAACAGGTCTGAACGCTGCTCCTGGCTTCCCAAAGATTTGTGCTGAAAAGTTAAGCGAATTGACTGGTATGGAGTTTATTGCAGGTGCCGACCTTGTTGAGGCTACACCTGATACAGGTGCTTATGTAAGCTATTCAAGTGCTTTGAAGCGCTTAGCTGTTAAACTTTCTAAGATTTGTAACGACCTTCGTCTGTTGGCTTCTGGTCCTCGTTGCGGTTTGAATGAAATCAATCTTCCACCGATGGCACCAGGTTCAAGTATCATGCCTGGTAAGGTGAACCCTGTTATCCCAGAGGTAACGAACCAGACTTGTTTCAAGGTTATCGGTAATGATACAACTGTTATGATTGCTGCTGAGGCTGGACAGTTACAGCTAAACGTAATGGAGCCAATCATTACAGAGTGTCTTATTGAGGACCTTACTTGGTTGCCAAATGCTATGGACACGCTGCGTGAGAAGTGTATTGACGGTATTACGGTGAATAAGGACCGCTGTCTTGAGATGGTGAAACACTCTATCGGTATCGTAACAGCACTCAACCCATACATCGGATATAAGAATAGTACGAAGATTGCTAAGGAAGCTCTTGCAACAGGTGGCTCTGTTTATGACCTTGTACTTGAACATAAGTTGCTCTCTAAGGAGAAACTTGATGCTATCTTGTCACCAGAGCACATGCTTGCACCAGAGGAAAGAGTAAAGTAA